In Cupriavidus basilensis, the following proteins share a genomic window:
- a CDS encoding DUF4124 domain-containing protein, translating to MLIGTGVHAQTIYQCRSPAGKVTLQDSPCPDNAKTELSRKSIGQLNAEDRTQPFVIGDQQSAKRLASSIICPSLRQQYTANLAWSERAMARNDPAEAQRAAEAVQRTGAQMSSNRCE from the coding sequence ATGCTGATCGGGACAGGCGTCCACGCCCAGACGATCTATCAGTGCCGAAGTCCGGCGGGAAAGGTCACTCTCCAGGACTCGCCGTGCCCAGACAACGCGAAGACAGAGTTGTCTCGGAAATCTATTGGCCAACTTAACGCGGAAGATCGTACGCAGCCATTTGTGATTGGCGACCAACAGTCTGCGAAACGACTCGCATCGAGCATCATCTGTCCTTCCCTGCGGCAGCAGTACACGGCAAACCTCGCTTGGTCAGAGCGTGCGATGGCCCGGAATGATCCCGCTGAGGCTCAACGAGCAGCAGAGGCAGTTCAGCGAACTGGGGCGCAGATGTCAAGTAACCGGTGCGAGTGA
- a CDS encoding TIR domain-containing protein produces MVQPDIFQQINNAVLDLQSADLQSYSRPIKTLARLLQNPALDDVNGPLAAGVDLDAFLAESIKSQGGMVGSAQLAWPDDPEKILGLTWLLIGKFADDPDYMIDFGHTYYYGGAKLIAGIRGITRDMIVPFARDYKGYVISHGNIQPKLVMPMSNKVFIVHGHDDGARQSVARFLEKIGFEPIILQEQANRGRTIIEKFEEHGDVGFAVVLLTPDDEGRAKGGELQPRARQNVVLELGYFIGRLGRHKVCALKSGDLELPSDYQGVLWETMDAGGGWKLSLARELKAAGHEVDLNKVF; encoded by the coding sequence ATGGTGCAGCCCGACATTTTCCAGCAGATCAATAACGCGGTCCTCGATTTACAGTCGGCCGACCTGCAGTCGTATTCCCGTCCCATCAAAACCCTTGCGCGACTGCTGCAGAACCCTGCCCTTGATGACGTGAACGGGCCGTTAGCCGCAGGCGTGGACCTTGACGCTTTTCTAGCGGAGAGCATCAAATCCCAAGGGGGAATGGTCGGGAGTGCCCAGCTCGCATGGCCGGATGACCCCGAGAAGATCCTCGGGTTGACGTGGTTGCTCATAGGTAAGTTTGCAGACGACCCGGACTACATGATTGACTTTGGCCATACCTACTACTACGGGGGGGCCAAGCTTATTGCGGGCATTCGCGGAATTACGCGCGACATGATCGTCCCTTTTGCGCGGGACTACAAAGGGTACGTCATCTCCCACGGCAACATTCAACCGAAGCTAGTGATGCCCATGTCGAACAAGGTTTTCATTGTCCACGGCCATGACGACGGTGCGCGGCAATCAGTTGCCCGCTTTCTGGAAAAAATCGGCTTCGAGCCGATCATCCTTCAGGAGCAGGCCAACCGGGGGCGCACGATCATTGAGAAGTTCGAGGAGCACGGCGACGTCGGTTTTGCCGTGGTACTGCTCACACCCGACGACGAAGGACGTGCAAAGGGCGGTGAACTTCAGCCCCGAGCCCGGCAAAATGTGGTGCTGGAACTCGGTTACTTCATTGGACGGCTCGGTCGGCACAAGGTGTGTGCGCTCAAGAGCGGAGATCTTGAGCTTCCTAGCGACTATCAGGGGGTCCTTTGGGAAACGATGGATGCCGGAGGGGGCTGGAAACTCTCCTTGGCTCGCGAACTCAAGGCCGCAGGCCATGAAGTCGATCTCAACAAGGTGTTTTAG
- the mobH gene encoding MobH family relaxase: protein MNWIWHSIGAGGILAVIGGCALVLLARRQPDSAAPDTPSLPGGHLLPPTGSDIQVHTAEQLIGGLQLQGLWESIRQRTGFTAASFVRDCTPLLHAVADLCQLLPASESHHHAQPGGLLIHLLEVLNHALGIRTSYTLPRGVPPEDIHRLQHLWTYGVFVGALLHDIGKPMADLQITARAGHRSWPWHPLSGSLVEGGAETYRVAFQPDRDYTQHQKLPVILAQRLIPQPTLQWLSSDPVLLQELMAYLGDEHDEKSLIAEIVTKADRESVAHNLRSGSRARFASARIVPLVERLMRELCALLEEGGRLPLNRPGAVGWIYRGEVWFVCKRLVEELRQAFAAKGEGKGIPGPDKDERIYDTFQEYGAVITNPLTHGAIWHIRIELETWSADMRVLRFPLEKLYRDPSQYPSAIAGRIVILDPGATMPALNPSPAETASGTSPSKAASAAARSTEAGPVSPAPVAMVGSNASMAGAPAPSVSEPESVTATNRADAAPVSRVRSHDAAPTAAQSIDDPTPETLSEEDFIDEIESASALRAEVQQQRTADTSAGRPAPMPRMPPAEILPPVVPAAPALPPLTPRDEAPPPPLALQFMRWLQEGIAQGSLLVNTSQAQVHSVKEGLLLVTPRIFRQFTHDTDPRAESGEALEYTAVQKAVFKAHWHYIATKPAPKGRKATRINILRYTTSGGGPGGATTAKPLSGVVILQPERFVNPVPPVNCHLTYREDITLNLGPSS from the coding sequence ATGAACTGGATCTGGCACAGCATCGGCGCCGGCGGCATCCTCGCCGTCATCGGCGGCTGCGCCTTGGTATTGCTGGCACGCCGCCAGCCCGATAGCGCGGCTCCGGACACGCCATCACTGCCTGGCGGGCATTTGCTGCCTCCGACCGGAAGCGACATCCAGGTCCACACGGCGGAGCAACTGATCGGCGGCCTGCAACTGCAGGGCCTTTGGGAGTCCATTCGCCAGCGAACCGGCTTCACCGCCGCCAGCTTTGTGCGCGACTGCACCCCGCTCCTGCACGCTGTCGCGGATCTTTGCCAACTGCTGCCGGCGTCCGAGAGCCACCACCATGCGCAGCCAGGCGGACTGCTGATCCACCTGCTCGAGGTCCTGAATCATGCCCTGGGCATCCGGACCAGCTATACCTTACCGCGCGGCGTACCACCGGAGGATATCCACAGGCTGCAACATCTGTGGACCTACGGTGTCTTCGTCGGTGCGCTGCTCCACGATATTGGCAAGCCGATGGCCGATCTGCAGATCACGGCGCGCGCCGGACATCGGAGCTGGCCCTGGCATCCGCTATCAGGCTCCCTGGTCGAAGGCGGGGCCGAGACGTACCGAGTGGCCTTCCAGCCCGATCGGGACTACACCCAGCATCAGAAGCTACCCGTCATTCTGGCCCAGCGCCTGATCCCGCAGCCTACGTTGCAGTGGCTGTCATCCGATCCCGTTCTGCTGCAGGAGCTGATGGCCTATCTGGGAGACGAGCACGACGAGAAGAGCCTGATTGCCGAGATCGTGACCAAGGCCGACCGCGAGTCCGTGGCACACAACCTGCGGTCCGGTTCCCGTGCCCGCTTTGCTTCGGCGAGGATTGTGCCGCTGGTCGAGCGTCTGATGCGCGAGCTTTGCGCCCTGCTCGAGGAAGGTGGACGGTTGCCGCTGAACCGTCCCGGCGCGGTGGGCTGGATCTACCGGGGCGAAGTCTGGTTCGTCTGCAAACGACTGGTGGAGGAGCTGCGCCAGGCTTTCGCCGCCAAGGGCGAGGGCAAGGGCATTCCTGGTCCGGATAAGGACGAGCGGATCTATGACACGTTCCAGGAGTATGGCGCCGTGATAACCAATCCACTGACCCATGGCGCAATCTGGCACATCCGCATCGAGCTGGAGACGTGGTCGGCAGATATGCGGGTGCTGCGTTTTCCGTTGGAGAAACTGTACCGGGATCCGTCGCAGTATCCGAGTGCCATCGCAGGCCGGATCGTCATTCTGGATCCTGGCGCAACGATGCCCGCACTAAACCCCAGCCCAGCTGAGACTGCATCCGGCACCAGTCCGTCGAAAGCTGCCTCTGCGGCCGCACGAAGTACGGAAGCTGGGCCGGTTTCCCCAGCCCCCGTCGCAATGGTTGGATCCAACGCATCGATGGCTGGCGCGCCCGCGCCATCTGTTTCGGAACCCGAGTCAGTGACTGCCACGAACCGTGCGGATGCTGCGCCAGTCTCCCGCGTCAGATCCCATGACGCTGCACCAACCGCAGCTCAATCGATTGACGATCCGACTCCCGAAACCCTGAGCGAAGAGGACTTCATCGATGAGATCGAATCGGCCTCCGCCCTGCGGGCCGAAGTCCAGCAACAGAGAACGGCGGACACCAGCGCGGGCCGTCCGGCCCCCATGCCCAGAATGCCTCCAGCGGAGATTCTCCCGCCCGTGGTTCCAGCCGCGCCCGCCCTGCCGCCTCTGACGCCGCGTGACGAAGCGCCGCCGCCACCATTGGCGTTGCAATTCATGCGGTGGCTGCAGGAGGGCATTGCGCAAGGCAGCTTGCTGGTCAATACCTCCCAGGCACAGGTCCATTCGGTCAAGGAAGGCCTACTGCTGGTCACCCCCCGGATCTTCCGCCAGTTCACGCACGACACCGATCCACGCGCCGAGAGTGGAGAAGCCCTGGAGTACACGGCGGTGCAGAAGGCGGTCTTCAAGGCGCACTGGCACTACATCGCCACCAAGCCCGCCCCGAAGGGCCGTAAGGCAACGCGAATCAATATCCTGCGCTACACCACGTCCGGTGGCGGCCCGGGCGGTGCCACCACCGCCAAGCCGCTCTCCGGCGTCGTCATCCTGCAGCCCGAGCGCTTCGTTAATCCCGTCCCGCCGGTCAACTGCCACCTCACTTACCGCGAGGACATCACCCTCAACCTGGGCCCCTCCTCCTGA